In Shumkonia mesophila, the genomic stretch AGCCGGCCAGGCCCATGAACAGGCTGGCCTGGCTGGTCCGGCAGGCACCCCACCGGCGCACCATGCCGCCGACGATGACCGAGACGATGCTGGCGCTGCCATAGACGATGCTGATCTGAAAGCCGATCTGCGAGGCGGGAATGCCGAGCGAGGTGGCCACGGCCGGGGCGATGGCCGCCAGCATGAGGACGGCCAGCGACATGGCGGCCTGTACCGAGGTGGTGGCGGCGACCACGAACGTGCGGTTGAAAGGGGGAAAGGCTTCCGCTGGCGGCTTGTCGAGGGCGGAGGACGGTTCGGCTGGACGGTCGGTCACCACGTGTATCCCGGCGATTGGCGGGCCAGGCCGTCAAACAGGCCCAGCATGGAATCGAGCCAACCATACACGGGGTCGGGCCGCTCCAGCAGCGGAAAATCGCTGACGCTGCGGGCCCATTGGAAGCCGCCGAAGACGATGAAGTCGGCGTAGGCCGGCGCCTCGCCGGCGATGAACGGCTGTTCGGCCAAAGTGGCGCGCAGGGGCGCCAGGCTGGCCCGGAAGCCTTCGACGCGCTCGTCGCGCCCGGCCTGCACCGCTTCGAGCGGCCGGCCGAGGCGCTTTTCGCGGCTGGCCCGGAAATAGGCGCGGTCCTCGGGGTCGATGTGGCGGAAGATGTCGTGGACGATCAGGGGGAAGATGCCGGCCAGCTGCACGCGGTCGGCCCACTGGTTGATCAGCCGGCAGCTTCCCCGCGCGATGGCGTTGCCGAACAAGGGCGGCCGGTCGGGATAGGCATCCTCCAGGTGGCAGGCGATGCGCCAGCTGTCGGAGACCACGGTATCGCCGTCGACCAGCACCGGCACGCGATCCTGGCCGCTGAAGGCCAGTTGGGCCTTGTCGGAGAAGCGGATGGGAACGCGCGTGGCCGCCAGCCCCTTGGCCGAGAGCGCCATGCGGATGCGCCAGCAATAGGGGCTGAAGCGGCGCTCACCCGCGGCCAGCTCATAGAGGGTCAGCGCCACGGCCTGGGCCGCTCAGCGGCGCTGGTACTGGGTGGCGCCGAACATGATTTCGCGCTGCTTGGCATCCATCGGCCCCGACGACTGGTGTTCCTTCAACAACTGCAGCCCCTTCTGCACCGCCGGCCGCGCGTCGATGGCGGCAAACCAGCGCTTGACGTTGGGGAAGTCGTCGATGTTCTGGCCCTGGCCTTCGGGTTTGCGCAGCCACGGGAAGGTCGCCATGTCGGCGATGGAGTAATCGCTGCCGGCCATGTACTCGACCTCGCCCAGCCGGCGGTCGAGCACGCCGTAAAGGCGTTTGGCCTCGTTGGTGTAGCGGTCGACGGCGTATGGAATCTTCTCGGGCGCGTACCGGCGGAAATGGTGGGCCTGACCCAGCATCGGCCCGATGCCGCCCATCTGGAACATCAGCCATTCGATGACCCGGTAGCGGCCGGCGACGTCGGCGGGCATGAAGCGGCCGGTCTTTTCGGCCAGGTACATCAG encodes the following:
- a CDS encoding glutathione S-transferase family protein — protein: MALTLYELAAGERRFSPYCWRIRMALSAKGLAATRVPIRFSDKAQLAFSGQDRVPVLVDGDTVVSDSWRIACHLEDAYPDRPPLFGNAIARGSCRLINQWADRVQLAGIFPLIVHDIFRHIDPEDRAYFRASREKRLGRPLEAVQAGRDERVEGFRASLAPLRATLAEQPFIAGEAPAYADFIVFGGFQWARSVSDFPLLERPDPVYGWLDSMLGLFDGLARQSPGYTW
- a CDS encoding glutathione S-transferase N-terminal domain-containing protein — protein: MIDLYAWPTPNGFKISILLEETGLPYRVIPVDIGKGDQFNPDFLKISPNNKMPAIVDADGPGGRPYPLFESGAILMYLAEKTGRFMPADVAGRYRVIEWLMFQMGGIGPMLGQAHHFRRYAPEKIPYAVDRYTNEAKRLYGVLDRRLGEVEYMAGSDYSIADMATFPWLRKPEGQGQNIDDFPNVKRWFAAIDARPAVQKGLQLLKEHQSSGPMDAKQREIMFGATQYQRR